One Chloroflexota bacterium genomic window carries:
- the queG gene encoding tRNA epoxyqueuosine(34) reductase QueG, giving the protein MEKETVNPGRLTAVVRSKAFELGFEVVAVAPVGPSPDFDLFMRWIEDGHAAEMSYLPGRAAERADPRHLLPEARSIVVLGANYFSGNLPSELRNDRSRGLIASYAWSADYHDTLKRRLFDLDTALREASGRTDMGRACVDTSPILERSWASRAGLGFGGKNTCLIVPGAGSWFFLAELLVPEKLAYGSWTASEPVPVSHSHEGTCGQCTRCLNICPTGAFPEPFILDSRRCISYLTIENREAIPLELRPLLANWVFGCDLCQTICPWNRRYATRRQLPRTGELAEVAAPKLLDLLALDEKGFRQRFRKSPIKRAKRRGLLRNVCVALGNWADPAAIPGLSQAMEDSESLIRSHAAWALGKIGTAHARLLLQSCLEKEHDPEVLLEITAALAMK; this is encoded by the coding sequence ATGGAGAAAGAGACGGTGAATCCCGGCCGATTGACAGCAGTTGTTCGATCCAAGGCTTTCGAACTGGGATTCGAGGTTGTCGCCGTGGCACCGGTCGGCCCAAGTCCCGATTTCGACCTATTTATGCGATGGATCGAGGATGGACACGCCGCAGAAATGAGCTATTTGCCTGGGCGGGCTGCTGAAAGAGCCGATCCCAGGCACTTGCTGCCGGAGGCGCGCTCCATCGTGGTGCTCGGCGCCAACTACTTTTCGGGCAACCTGCCTTCGGAACTGCGCAATGATCGGTCGCGAGGACTGATCGCCAGCTACGCATGGTCGGCCGATTACCATGACACTCTCAAGCGCCGGTTGTTTGATCTGGATACCGCCCTGAGAGAAGCTTCCGGTCGCACAGACATGGGACGGGCCTGCGTCGACACAAGCCCCATCCTCGAGCGCAGTTGGGCATCCCGCGCTGGCCTGGGTTTTGGCGGGAAAAACACCTGTCTGATCGTACCTGGTGCAGGATCCTGGTTTTTCCTGGCTGAACTCCTGGTTCCCGAAAAACTGGCCTACGGCTCCTGGACTGCTTCAGAACCCGTCCCGGTCTCGCATTCACATGAGGGCACCTGTGGTCAATGCACCCGGTGCCTGAACATCTGTCCCACCGGGGCATTCCCAGAGCCCTTCATCCTGGACTCACGACGCTGCATCAGTTATCTGACGATCGAGAATCGCGAAGCAATCCCTTTGGAACTTCGGCCTCTGCTCGCCAACTGGGTCTTCGGTTGTGACCTGTGCCAGACAATCTGCCCATGGAACCGGCGTTACGCCACTCGAAGGCAACTCCCGCGAACAGGAGAGTTGGCAGAGGTCGCTGCACCCAAACTTCTGGACCTGCTGGCGTTGGACGAGAAGGGTTTTCGGCAACGTTTTCGCAAATCGCCGATCAAACGAGCCAAACGCCGCGGGCTACTGCGCAACGTCTGCGTAGCCCTGGGAAACTGGGCTGACCCAGCGGCCATCCCGGGCCTTTCACAGGCTATGGAGGATAGCGAATCGTTGATCCGCAGCCACGCTGCCTGGGCGCTGGGAAAGATCGGCACTGCCCATGCCCGCCTGTTGCTACAGTCTTGTCTGGAAAAGGAACATGACCCCGAGGT
- the fabF gene encoding beta-ketoacyl-ACP synthase II gives MTSVRDVLKRLPENVRQALANELLSMNGTVPDEAPPPSDEAIMAALGALAAEEQQTRRRVVVTGMGAVTPVGNTAQETWEALIEGKSGIGPVTQFDVSPYASRIGAEIKEFDPSIRIPHKEARRMARCSQVSVVAAYEALEDAGLKPDDIDGDRAGVTMGTGVGGMDIFVAAIKRSAGKKKLRGRPMETINGLPNIASFHISNAFGFRGPLNTVVTACAAGTQSIGIALEEIRRGTADIMLAGGVEAMVSDVFYGGFEALRATTTRNDEPTRASRPFDAERDGFVIGEGTAILVLESLENALARGARIYAEVLGWGQSADSYHAAQPDPTGSGGALAMRGALSDAGLSIDDISYINAHAAGTPLGDAHETLVIKEVFGEQAYDIPVSSTKSMIGHCFGGAGAIEAMACIFSVFHDVVHPTVNYENPDPECDLDYVPAVARKTEIKAALSNSFGLGGQNACLIVGKYLP, from the coding sequence ATGACTAGCGTACGCGATGTATTGAAGAGATTGCCAGAGAACGTTCGGCAGGCACTGGCAAATGAACTGCTGTCGATGAACGGCACCGTGCCCGACGAGGCGCCGCCTCCAAGCGATGAGGCAATCATGGCTGCCCTTGGTGCATTGGCAGCCGAAGAACAGCAAACTCGTCGACGGGTGGTCGTTACCGGTATGGGCGCCGTTACTCCAGTAGGCAACACTGCTCAGGAGACGTGGGAAGCCCTGATCGAGGGAAAATCGGGCATCGGGCCTGTGACCCAATTCGACGTCAGCCCGTACGCAAGTCGTATTGGTGCGGAGATCAAGGAATTCGACCCGTCAATCCGCATTCCCCACAAGGAAGCGCGGCGGATGGCCCGCTGTTCTCAGGTCTCCGTTGTCGCGGCCTATGAAGCTTTGGAAGATGCGGGCCTCAAACCGGATGATATTGATGGCGATCGAGCCGGCGTCACCATGGGAACGGGCGTAGGTGGCATGGACATATTCGTTGCCGCGATCAAACGCTCGGCAGGGAAAAAGAAATTACGTGGCCGCCCCATGGAAACCATCAATGGGCTTCCCAACATTGCTTCTTTCCACATCAGCAACGCCTTTGGGTTTAGAGGACCACTGAACACCGTTGTGACGGCCTGCGCTGCAGGCACCCAGTCTATCGGCATTGCATTGGAGGAAATCCGCAGGGGCACGGCCGACATCATGTTGGCTGGCGGTGTCGAGGCTATGGTTAGTGATGTCTTCTACGGCGGGTTTGAGGCCTTGCGGGCTACGACCACCCGCAACGATGAACCGACCCGTGCCAGCCGGCCCTTTGACGCCGAGCGTGACGGTTTCGTCATCGGTGAGGGTACGGCTATCCTCGTTCTCGAAAGCCTGGAAAACGCACTGGCACGCGGTGCCCGTATCTACGCAGAGGTGTTGGGATGGGGTCAGTCAGCAGATTCCTATCATGCCGCTCAGCCCGATCCAACAGGGAGCGGTGGCGCCCTGGCAATGCGGGGAGCCCTTAGCGATGCAGGCCTCTCGATCGACGACATCAGTTATATCAATGCCCATGCCGCCGGCACCCCCCTCGGCGATGCCCACGAAACGCTGGTAATCAAGGAGGTCTTCGGTGAGCAGGCCTACGATATCCCGGTCAGTTCCACCAAGTCAATGATCGGTCACTGCTTCGGGGGCGCAGGCGCGATCGAAGCCATGGCCTGCATCTTCTCGGTTTTCCATGACGTCGTTCACCCGACAGTCAACTACGAGAATCCCGATCCTGAATGCGATCTTGACTATGTGCCCGCGGTTGCCCGCAAGACAGAGATCAAGGCGGCTCTTTCCAACAGCTTTGGGCTCGGCGGACAGAATGCCTGTCTGATCGTCGGCAAGTATCTGCCATAA
- the plsX gene encoding phosphate acyltransferase PlsX, with protein sequence MKIVLDAMGGDHAPDVTVEGAVIAAREFDITVVLVGEEEVIRQQLSGHDTSGLDLPVVHAGQTIDMDDKPSKVLRSKPESSMHVGMDLVSSGEADAFVTCGNTGACLAIALIKLGRIKIDGRRRIHRPALATIFPTRTGKCFLLDIGANTDWRPEYLQQFAVMGDIYAENVLAIPEPRVGLVSIGEEEGKGNRPVIEAFDLIKATPGLNFIGNVEGKDITEGVADVVVTDGFTGNVIIKLAEGVASLIVDTLKEEITSRSLSKVGALLMRPSLQAVGAKLDYAEIGGGVLLGLNNICIIGHGRSNARAVRSAIKVARDAVQAEVVAKIREGLETQPESK encoded by the coding sequence ATGAAAATCGTTCTCGACGCCATGGGCGGAGATCATGCACCGGACGTTACAGTTGAAGGTGCTGTCATAGCTGCCAGAGAATTTGATATCACAGTTGTGCTGGTAGGCGAAGAAGAGGTCATTCGACAGCAGCTTTCCGGGCATGACACCAGCGGCCTCGACCTGCCTGTCGTTCACGCCGGTCAAACGATCGATATGGATGACAAACCGAGCAAGGTCCTGCGGAGCAAGCCTGAGTCGTCGATGCACGTTGGCATGGATCTCGTCTCATCGGGTGAAGCGGATGCGTTCGTAACCTGTGGCAACACTGGCGCCTGTCTGGCAATTGCTCTGATCAAGCTCGGTCGCATCAAGATCGACGGAAGACGAAGAATCCACCGGCCCGCACTGGCCACAATCTTCCCTACCAGGACAGGAAAGTGCTTCCTGCTTGATATCGGCGCCAACACCGACTGGCGACCGGAATATCTCCAGCAATTTGCCGTAATGGGCGATATTTACGCCGAAAACGTACTGGCGATACCGGAGCCCAGAGTTGGTCTCGTCTCCATTGGCGAGGAAGAAGGTAAAGGTAATAGGCCGGTGATCGAGGCCTTCGATTTGATCAAGGCCACACCAGGACTGAACTTCATCGGCAATGTGGAAGGCAAGGATATTACCGAGGGCGTGGCCGATGTCGTCGTCACCGATGGCTTCACGGGAAACGTCATCATCAAGCTGGCCGAGGGTGTTGCTTCGCTGATTGTGGACACCCTCAAAGAGGAAATCACAAGTCGATCACTTTCGAAAGTCGGCGCCCTCTTAATGCGGCCCTCGCTGCAAGCAGTGGGAGCAAAACTGGATTACGCTGAAATCGGTGGTGGTGTGCTGCTCGGTCTCAACAATATCTGTATCATCGGTCATGGCCGGTCCAATGCCAGGGCGGTGCGCAGTGCGATCAAGGTTGCGCGCGACGCGGTCCAGGCGGAGGTCGTTGCCAAGATTAGAGAAGGCCTGGAAACACAACCGGAGTCGAAATAA
- a CDS encoding PspC domain-containing protein gives MQKRLYRSRTNRVVSGVCGGFGDYFNVDPVLIRVIVAALGLMSFGTILILYLAMALIVPLEPAQALSERPEQTTITEAGEESG, from the coding sequence ATGCAGAAACGACTTTATCGGTCCCGGACGAACCGGGTCGTGTCCGGCGTATGTGGTGGTTTCGGAGACTACTTCAACGTGGATCCCGTGTTGATCCGCGTGATTGTCGCTGCTCTGGGATTAATGTCCTTCGGGACCATCTTGATTCTTTACCTGGCGATGGCGCTGATCGTCCCACTTGAGCCGGCACAGGCACTTTCAGAGCGACCTGAGCAGACAACCATCACTGAGGCCGGGGAAGAATCTGGCTAA
- a CDS encoding AMMECR1 domain-containing protein — protein sequence MSHTLVNLARDAIRYYLETGKHLAVGDRPGNGPAGALFVSLHDTAQPGEEQGALRGCRGSLRPVEDTLFAEVVRQAVYAAADDPRVTSVCLEEVDAIEITVYLLGPRVLVENLEELDPARYGILVEAGYRRALLLPAISGIDTVSDQVMLTKRKASIGPDEPAEIYRFEAEILE from the coding sequence ATGTCACATACTCTCGTGAACCTGGCGCGCGACGCGATCCGCTATTACCTCGAAACCGGGAAGCATCTCGCTGTGGGCGACAGGCCAGGCAATGGTCCGGCTGGAGCACTGTTTGTATCGTTGCATGATACGGCGCAGCCTGGAGAAGAACAGGGTGCCCTGCGCGGTTGTCGGGGAAGCCTTCGCCCGGTGGAGGATACCCTGTTTGCCGAGGTTGTGCGACAGGCGGTCTATGCCGCTGCTGACGATCCACGAGTGACAAGCGTGTGTCTGGAGGAGGTTGACGCAATTGAGATCACCGTCTATCTCCTGGGTCCTCGCGTTCTGGTGGAGAACCTGGAAGAACTGGATCCAGCTCGTTACGGAATCCTGGTGGAAGCCGGATATCGCCGTGCGCTGCTGCTGCCGGCGATATCCGGCATCGATACCGTCTCCGATCAAGTGATGCTGACGAAACGAAAGGCGTCGATTGGGCCCGACGAGCCCGCGGAAATCTATCGATTTGAGGCCGAAATCCTGGAGTAG
- a CDS encoding GntR family transcriptional regulator has product MTEDQIYRHSKLPLYHQLHEILRGGIMRGDWLPGEMLPPESQLIEQYQISRTTVRQVFDMLVNEGLVYRQRGRGTFVSQPTIEQSQVRIVSFTEDMRQRGLEPGTQVLEAGLLPAPNDIARILGVPAGSELAHIQRLRLANDEPLSMEDAYLVHRYCPGILQRDYASDSLRRTLEQFYGVRLERATQVTRAVPASNSLSEHLGVNPGSATLFLERVSYDLEQQPVEFLRIYYRGDRYSLYSELLG; this is encoded by the coding sequence ATGACTGAAGACCAGATCTATCGCCACAGTAAACTACCTCTTTACCATCAGCTCCATGAGATTCTGCGCGGTGGCATTATGCGCGGCGACTGGTTACCGGGCGAGATGCTTCCTCCTGAATCGCAATTGATCGAGCAGTACCAGATCAGCAGGACAACGGTACGGCAGGTCTTTGATATGCTCGTCAACGAGGGACTGGTCTATCGCCAGAGAGGCCGGGGTACCTTTGTTTCCCAGCCAACCATTGAACAGAGCCAGGTCAGAATCGTCAGTTTCACCGAGGATATGCGCCAACGGGGCCTTGAGCCCGGGACCCAGGTACTGGAAGCCGGTTTGCTGCCGGCGCCCAACGACATTGCCAGGATACTCGGGGTTCCCGCCGGCAGCGAGCTGGCTCACATTCAACGTCTGCGGCTGGCCAATGACGAACCTCTCAGCATGGAAGATGCCTATCTGGTCCACCGATATTGCCCGGGGATCCTGCAACGGGACTATGCCAGCGATTCCCTGCGCCGGACCCTGGAACAGTTCTACGGAGTGCGGCTGGAGCGTGCCACACAGGTTACCAGAGCTGTGCCGGCGTCGAACTCTTTGAGCGAACACCTGGGTGTCAATCCGGGATCGGCAACGCTGTTTCTGGAGCGTGTGTCCTACGACCTGGAGCAACAACCAGTTGAATTTCTGCGGATCTACTATCGCGGCGACCGGTATTCTCTGTATAGCGAACTGCTGGGCTAG
- a CDS encoding sugar phosphate isomerase/epimerase family protein, which yields MKDIKVSCGIWFLGATSDRFVKQGYRPDIGIEQRFKLAASIDGIDGLEMHYPTEVTDDSYKDLKMLANDLGMEIVQFCPHLWVDPKFKYGQFTNSDPQIRQDALDLAKRTTDIAQVMEAHIMVYWPAQDGYDYPFQIDHRRALDWLVENLAAWCDHNPDQKIVVEYKAWEPRSRILLPTIGHCMTIVNEINRPNFGVNIDMGHAFMMKENLAESIALCSRYGKLFHTHWNDNWKLFDDDLIVGTVNLWETLEALLWLDEWGYDGWFGLDLFPYREDPAEVVSETIKNLKFGYELLDRVPREDLLECMHTYDAIRISQLMRQMLGG from the coding sequence ATGAAGGATATCAAGGTCTCGTGTGGTATTTGGTTTCTGGGAGCAACCAGTGATCGTTTTGTCAAGCAGGGGTACCGGCCTGACATCGGAATCGAGCAACGCTTTAAGCTGGCGGCTTCAATCGACGGGATTGACGGGTTGGAAATGCACTATCCAACGGAGGTCACTGATGACAGCTACAAGGATCTGAAGATGCTGGCGAATGACCTGGGAATGGAGATTGTGCAGTTCTGTCCCCATCTTTGGGTTGACCCCAAGTTCAAGTATGGCCAGTTTACCAATTCAGATCCCCAGATCAGGCAGGATGCTCTCGATCTGGCCAAACGAACCACCGATATCGCTCAGGTCATGGAAGCGCATATCATGGTCTATTGGCCTGCACAGGATGGCTATGATTATCCCTTTCAGATCGATCATCGCCGCGCACTGGATTGGCTGGTTGAGAATCTGGCCGCCTGGTGCGACCACAATCCCGATCAGAAGATCGTTGTCGAGTACAAGGCATGGGAACCTCGCTCGCGAATCTTGCTGCCGACCATCGGTCATTGCATGACGATCGTGAACGAGATCAACCGGCCCAACTTTGGTGTCAATATCGATATGGGCCATGCCTTCATGATGAAGGAAAACCTGGCGGAATCAATCGCACTTTGCAGCCGCTACGGAAAGCTTTTTCACACCCACTGGAACGACAACTGGAAGCTCTTCGACGACGATCTTATCGTTGGCACCGTCAATCTCTGGGAAACGCTGGAGGCGCTGCTCTGGCTGGATGAATGGGGCTATGACGGTTGGTTTGGACTCGATCTGTTCCCCTACCGGGAGGATCCGGCTGAGGTTGTCTCTGAGACCATCAAGAATCTCAAGTTTGGCTACGAGCTGCTGGACCGGGTACCCCGCGAAGATCTGCTCGAGTGTATGCACACCTACGATGCCATCAGGATCTCCCAATTGATGCGACAGATGCTCGGCGGATAA
- a CDS encoding carbohydrate kinase — protein sequence MKIVTLGELLIDMFPAEVGCRLVEVSAFHPKPGGAPANVAVAARRLGATTAFIGKVGDDAFGRFLIDVLRQQGVETRGMRIDEEARTTMAVIAMPDENSAEFVFYRNPGADQRLRPDELDRDLLASAKALHFGSLSLTHEPSRAATHEAVTVARQAGALVSYDVNYRPSLWESPEKAVAQAAKMVPRVDLLKANETELGLLTDGRWSMVDGRWSIQEAAKTLLERGPSLVVVTLGPGGSYVQTAQGGRFIPAFPVDTVDAVGCGDAFIAGVLVQLTAGADWQQHLELDQLESILRYASAVGALTATKQGVIPALPTARQVEVFLADRLNQGL from the coding sequence ATGAAAATCGTAACCCTTGGTGAATTGCTGATCGATATGTTCCCGGCAGAGGTCGGATGTCGACTGGTCGAAGTGTCGGCCTTTCATCCGAAACCGGGGGGTGCTCCCGCCAACGTCGCTGTCGCGGCTCGCCGTCTGGGAGCCACTACGGCGTTCATCGGCAAGGTGGGCGACGACGCCTTCGGCCGTTTTCTGATCGATGTACTGAGGCAGCAAGGGGTCGAAACACGGGGAATGCGAATCGACGAGGAAGCGCGCACCACCATGGCCGTGATCGCCATGCCCGACGAAAACAGCGCGGAGTTCGTATTTTACCGCAATCCGGGCGCCGATCAGCGGCTTCGGCCCGACGAACTGGATCGGGACCTGTTGGCCTCGGCAAAAGCCCTGCACTTTGGCTCCCTAAGCCTGACACACGAGCCAAGCCGTGCAGCGACCCACGAGGCGGTAACGGTCGCTCGCCAGGCAGGCGCCCTGGTTTCCTATGATGTGAACTACCGGCCAAGCCTGTGGGAGTCACCCGAAAAGGCCGTCGCCCAGGCTGCAAAGATGGTACCGCGGGTGGACCTGCTAAAAGCCAATGAGACAGAGCTGGGCTTGCTGACCGACGGCCGGTGGTCGATGGTCGATGGTCGATGGTCAATTCAGGAGGCGGCAAAAACCCTCCTGGAGCGGGGCCCCTCGTTGGTGGTGGTGACACTGGGACCAGGTGGAAGCTACGTGCAAACCGCTCAGGGGGGCAGGTTCATCCCCGCCTTCCCGGTGGATACTGTGGATGCCGTTGGCTGTGGCGATGCATTCATAGCCGGTGTGCTGGTTCAGCTGACTGCCGGCGCAGACTGGCAGCAGCACCTGGAGTTGGATCAGCTGGAGTCGATTCTGAGATATGCCAGTGCGGTTGGCGCACTTACGGCAACCAAACAAGGAGTGATCCCGGCGCTGCCAACGGCCAGGCAAGTGGAAGTGTTTCTGGCCGACAGGTTGAACCAGGGGCTTTGA
- a CDS encoding transketolase — MTISTLQVNDRQRLNELANKFRCTVLDITTHAGSGHPSSSFSSVEILTVLYFGGVLRYRADEPDWPNRDRFILSKGHAAPLFYTVLAEAGYFDKQLLGTLRTIGSPVEGHPVQGKLPGIENTSGSLGKGISVGIGHALGARMNDLGYRVYVLLGDGECEEGQIWEGAMAAAHFKNDNLVAIVDYNKYQETGPISREMALEPFADKWRSFGWYAIEADGHDVDELSQAFRDAGNVKGKPSVIIAHTVKGKGVSFVEADFTYHGRALTEDEAVGAREELECR; from the coding sequence ATGACTATTTCGACTTTGCAGGTCAATGACCGCCAGCGACTGAATGAACTGGCGAACAAGTTCCGCTGCACTGTGCTGGATATCACGACCCATGCAGGCTCGGGCCATCCATCCAGTTCCTTCTCCTCGGTGGAGATCTTGACAGTGCTCTATTTCGGAGGAGTGCTACGTTATCGGGCGGATGAACCCGATTGGCCCAATAGAGATCGTTTCATCTTGAGCAAGGGGCACGCCGCTCCTCTCTTTTACACCGTTCTGGCCGAAGCTGGTTATTTCGATAAACAGCTTCTCGGGACCCTTCGAACGATTGGCAGCCCTGTCGAAGGGCATCCGGTCCAGGGCAAACTTCCCGGAATCGAGAATACCAGCGGTTCCCTGGGCAAGGGAATCTCGGTTGGCATCGGGCACGCCCTCGGCGCACGGATGAACGATCTTGGGTACCGCGTCTATGTGCTTTTGGGCGACGGGGAGTGCGAGGAAGGCCAGATCTGGGAAGGTGCCATGGCGGCTGCTCATTTCAAGAACGACAATCTGGTGGCCATCGTGGATTACAACAAGTACCAGGAGACAGGCCCCATCAGCCGGGAGATGGCACTGGAGCCGTTTGCGGACAAATGGCGTTCCTTCGGCTGGTATGCCATCGAGGCGGATGGACATGATGTCGATGAACTGAGCCAGGCCTTTCGAGATGCCGGGAATGTCAAGGGAAAGCCATCGGTGATCATTGCTCACACGGTTAAAGGCAAGGGAGTCTCCTTTGTCGAGGCAGATTTCACCTATCATGGCCGGGCATTGACTGAGGATGAAGCAGTAGGAGCGCGGGAGGAACTAGA